Below is a window of Calditrichota bacterium DNA.
GTGGTTTGCTGAACGAGCTGGCGAAGGCGGTGAGCTTCCTGGTGCAGGCGAAAAAGGCCGAGTCGGTGGAGATGGCCTTTCGCAGCCAGGGTTCTGCGCCCTGGGAGCAGCGCTACGTGCAACTTGACATGAGCAATTGTCCACCAGGCCGGACCGAGCTTGTGGTGACCGTGACGGACCACAACAGTGGACAACGGGCGGCGGCAGCCACCAGCTTCGTGCTCGAATAGAAGAGCTTCCTCAGGAGGTGTCGCCAGAAACGCACAGCGCCCCGCCACTCCGACGGGGCGCTGTGCTTCTTGGAGGAGGGACAGATCTTAATAGCTAATGGTGAAAGAGAAACGATGGGCGTAATCCAGCATGCCCAAGTCGGTGTAGGCATAATCCAAGCAGAAGCTCGCCCGCGTGCCGGGCACGGTGAAGCGGAGACCTCCGCCTGCCGCGATCTTCACCTTGTAGAAGAGACTGAGCTCCTGTTCCTTGCTCAGCTTCTCCTCATCGAAGCCATCCGGGGCATAGACTAGGCCACCCCGCAAAAAGACCATCTTGTTCCAAGCAATCTCTGTTCCCAAGGTCGCGTAGGGGTTCACGTCACGCGGGTCGACGAAATCTGTATTGACGGTCACCGTGGCAAAGTCGCTCCTCAGCACGTCCAGCGACAGGCCCATGCGGAACGTGAGGGGCAGCGGCCACGCCTCGGTCTCCAAGCGCGACTCCTTGAGGGGGTTGCCCTCGATGACGTCGTCGATGTCGGCCTTCACCATTTGGTCGGTGCCGCGCATGGTCATTTTGCCGCCAAAGTTAGTGATGGACATGCCCAGGCGCATGCCATGAAACCCGGTGATGAACTGGGTTCCGGCGTCCACCGCGATGGTGCTGGCGCTGCTGAAACTAATGGACTCGCGGATGACCTTGAACTGCACGCCTACAGCGAAGCGATCGGTGAGTTCCCGCGCGTATGCCACCCCCAGGGCCAGGTCAGAGGCGCCAAAGTAGGTGCCGGTCCCATAGGGCTCTGACGGCGTGGTCCGCTCCATTTCGCCAAAGTCCAACAGATTGAGGCTGGCGCCAAGCGTACCCCAGGGTCCCAACGAGTAGGTGGCGCCGATGAAGCTGTGGCTTATGTCCAGAATCCAGTCGGTGTAGGCGATCCCCACATGCGCTCCGCCGATACGGGCGATGCCCGCCGGATTCCAGTACAGCGCAGAGTAGTCGGTGACAGAGGCCACGCATGCTCCGCCCATGGCTGCAGCCCGGGCACCAACGCCTATCTTGAGGAAGTTGGCACACGAAGTTCCGGTATTGTCATTGCCTGCCAGGAGCGGAGTGGCAGCTACCGTCACCGCCAGCAGAATGGAGAAGGATAGACGCATTTTCATTATCCGGCCTCCTCATTTGGATGGTGAGTGCCGCATGTGAGCATAGCTACTTGATGATGGCGAACTTGCCCAACTTCTCGCCGATCCCAGGTGCCTCGACATGGAAGATGTACACGCCAAAGGCTACCTCCTGGTCGTTGTACGTCCACAGGTTCCATGCCTGCACGCTGGGGCCACGGTAACCCGGGTCACCTGGTTGGTGATGGAGAATCTGCACCAGTTCCCCTGAGGCGGTGAAGATCCTAATGGTACACCGCTCTGGCAGGCCGTGGAACTGGAGCTCCCGCACCCACGGCGTGAGCGAGTTCTCGTACACCGAAGTCACCGCGTAGGGGTTCGGGATCACGCGGACCTCTTCCAGGTCCTTTGCCGTTGCACCAGCGGCGGTAGCTGCTTTGGTGGTAATCACGTAGCGATCGGCAGCGGTGAGCGGCCGCAAGGTGTAGATCTTGGCGATGTCCCCGGTGCGTGGCCTTATGCCGGTGTGCGTGGAGGTGGTATCAGCCAAAGTCACTGTCCAGGTGAACTTGGTCTTACCATCGATGATCTCCTTGAACAGCACCTTGTACTGGGTGGTGTCGCTGGCTGGGCTCTGCACAATGCCGTCGATCTGCTGGCCGTAGCTGACGTTCCAAAGCTCGAAGGGCACGATGCGCCCAGCCAGCGTGTCGCCCCGCGCCGTAAACCGCACCTCGTAGTCGGAGGCCCGCGGTGTGGTCGTCGGCACGGCCAGGATGGTCCAGTTGGTCTGCGCCGTGTCGCCAGCGGTGGTGGCCCAATAGCTGCGCGAGTTGTCGAAGGCGATTCGCTCCTCGTCGACGATGGTCAGGCGGAACCCATCCACCACCGGTACGTGCTCCTCGCCGTGCAAGAGGGGGGAGTTGGCAATAACGGTTGCGTTACGCAAGCTGTCGTACAGGCTAAAGGTTTTTGCCGCCGGGTTTGCATCGTCGATGGTAAGGATGTAGCGATTGTCGACCACTGCCAAGGGGTCCAGTATCTCAGCGTGCGGTTCGACCGTGGAAAGCCCTGCGCGGTGCTCGATGGCGAGGGCCGGCTGCTTGAGACCTGCTACTGGACTCTGCGGCACGACGCGCACGGTGTTGTCGCCCGGTTTGTCCGGCTCAGTGCTCCGCGCATTCTCCATGGGCGGAATGCGCAAGTCGCCGTACACGTCCTCCCGATCGTAGGCACAAACAGCGTACCAGTATTCGACGCCGTTCTGCAGGTTGCGGTCCACGTACTTGTGCTGCAGCCCTGTGTCATCGCCAAGCTTCAGGTATGGGTTCAGGGGGCTCGTGCCCGTCACGCCATTTTCAAGGTCGAACTGGGCGATGGGCACGTAGCCGACCACAGCGCCCACCGCATCGCGGATGGGCTCGCCCCAGGTCAGGCCGCGATCGGTGGAGCGATAGATGCGGTATCCCTCGAAGGCGTTGTTGCCGGTGAGCGGGTCTACCGAACTCTCCGAAGGCTCTGCATCCCAGTACAGCGTGACCGTTTGATCGCCGGCATAAGCGCGCACATTCGGCTGTTGCGGTGCGCTCGGTGCGCTGTAGCCGGCATTGTACAGAAGCTGGCACAGGGTTGCATTGGCCATGAGCTCAGCCTTGTTGGCGCCGAAGATGTTGGCAAAAGTGAAGGTCACCGTCTCTCCAGGCGCCAAGTCAAACGGCCCAGAAGCATGCAGAGAGGTGACGTCTGGCCCATAGGTGCCCGGCGTCCGCGTCCAGTCGTTGGGGTGAGGCTGGACGTTGTCGATCTTGTCGATCCCAGAGGCGAGCATGTCGTAGACATCCGCCTGGGTGGGTACAAAAAAGTCGTCATAGGTTGCCACGAAGAGCGTGGTCTGGCCGAGTTCCTTGCCATCTTTGCCCTTTGGCGTCTCCAACATCTTCAGGCCTTGCCAGGCCACGTTCTTGTTCACATATCCCACCGACTTGTCGTCGCCGTCCCAGATGTACATGAAGCTTCCCAACAGTGGATCGTCCTGTGGGGCAATGTACTTTGCAAAGTCATCCATCCACTCATTGTCGCCCTCTTCCGGGCAATCCATGTCGGTGTGCACCCCGACGTAGCAGTCCTTGATGGTGTCGGTGCCGGTATTCGTGATGAAGTACTTGAAGACGATGAAATCATCGGCCAACAGGCTGGACCACTGCATGGCCCGTCCATAGGTGCGAATGTGCAGAGGTGTTGGCTGCTGGCAGGTGGGGTCGTCATCCACGGCCATCCAGATGGCCTCGGCGTCGGCAGCCACTTCGCCGTCCGGTTTCACCCCAGGGAAGCCCAATGAACCGATGGGGCCCACATCCGCCGGCCACTGCGCCGCCCAGGAATTAGGCTTGTTGCTCATGGCGAGGCCATTCTCGCCGATGCCCGAGTCGTAGCCGGGCAGCGGCTCGTAGTGGTTCTCGTTGATGTCTTCGTAGCAGCCGCGGGCGCCACAGGAAATCCGCTTCTCCCCCTTGATCTTGCCGCCCACAATCAGCGCCTCGCACCACTGATAGGTGATGCCCGAGCCGATGGGGTACTCGAAGGTAATCATCTCCCGGCTGTAACCCAGTCGGTTGGCATTGTTGATCTCCAGGCGTATCTTGCCCACATCCAGGCGGCCATACTTCCGGTCCTGGAAACCTGTTGGCTTGCTGAGCGCACCGGAAAGATTCCGCTGCTGCGCCAGCCGCTGGTAGTATTGCCATTTACTCATGCCTTCTTCAGGGCGATCGCCAGCCGTGGAGACCAAGACCACGCTGAGCAGCAGGGGAAGGGCAATCGCCAAGGCGATGAATCTTCCTCTCATGGCACGTTCCTCCGTACGGGCTTTGAGTTTGTGTGGCGCGTCAGAATCCAACGCTCAGGCCGAGCTCCAACGTGCGCGGCGGCCCAAGGTAGTGGGGGCGCGAGACAAAGTCCTGGGTCTCGTCCCAGTCGGAACTGGCGTCTGGTTTGCCCGTGTCGCCATACACCGCCAGCACGTTCCTTTTGTTGAACAGGTTGTAGACATCCGCATAAAGTGCCAATTCCATGCCCATAAGTCGGAACAACTTCTGCGCGCGCAGGTTCACCGTCATGGTCCACGGACGGCGAGCGCTGTTCGGCTCGTCAAGACGCAGACCACGCGAGCTCATCGGTGTATAGGGCAGGCCGCTGCCATAGTTGCCCACGATGTTCACCGCCCAGTTCCCGGGCCTCCCAATGTCCAGCACAAAGTTCATGGTGTGTGTCTGGTCCCAGTCCATGGTCACCGTCTTCTTGGGCGGATAGGTCTTGAACACAGAGAAGGAGTACCAGTCGTTGTAGTGCGAGGTAACGTTCGCAGCGTTGCCTTCCGCTCGCGAGTAGGTGTAGTTGAGCGTGCCGCCAAAGAAGCGGGAGAAGCGCTTCTCCAGCGAAACCTCTACTCCCTTGGCATTAGCATAGTCCATGTTGACGTAGCGCCAGTACGGTGTTGGCGTGGCCATAAAGCGCTGCAAGGCAGTGTAGTCGAAGATGTCTTTGTAGTAGACGGTGACATCCAGGGCAATATCCCGGCTCAGCCGGGTCTGTACGCCGATCTCGTAGGCAACGGTCTTCTCTGGCTTCAGGTTGGCGTTGCCCACCCAGCTATAGATGCCGTAGATGGACAGGTCCGGGTAGGGGTAGTTCGGGTCGTCCTGGTTTTCGAAGTAGTAGAGGTACTGGTAGTCTGGCACTTGGTAGAAGTGGCCGTAGGCAAAATGGAGCACTGCACGGTCAGTCACCGGGTGGGCGAACCCCAGCCTGGGGCTCACGTGGATCTTTTTCTCCGCGTCCTTGAGCTCGGCTGTGGTAGGCTTGGTGGGATCGCCAAAGTATTTGGCCTTCGTGTCCATATAGTCTATGCGTAGACCAGCGTTGACTACCAGGCCCCAGTCCTCGAACTCCATCTTGTCCTGGATGTAAGCAGCGCCCTCGATGGGCTTGTGGCTGTAGTGGTAGTACTCGGGCTTGGGGTTATAGGGGCCGCCCACGTAAAAATAGCGTAGGTCCAGCTGTTTCACTTCCACCCCGGCCTTGAACTGGTGCGTCTTGGTCGCTTGGCTGGTAAGGTCGAACTTGAGCGTGCTAATGGCGTTCTTGCGCTCCTCAAAGTCGTTGTCGCCGCCGATCGTCCAGGTGCTGTCGACCTTCACGCCGTTCTCATCGTACTGGTAGGTCCACCACCCTTTGTTGAATTCATACTCCTCATCCGGACGCGTGCGATTGGCCTTGCCCGCGTACTCTAACGAATCGCTGAGTTGGTAGTACTTGGCGTACTCCCTGCCCACATAGGTCTTGCCGGTGCGCTTGCTCTTGTAGACGAAGAACTCGTCTTCTTCCAACCCTCTGTAGGCGTAGTTGGTCACAAAGTGCGAACCGCGCAACGTGTAAAATGTCCGTGGGCTGAGCGTGTGGGTGAGGGTGAAGTTCAGCATGTAGTTGTCTTCGAAGTTGGTCTCCAGCGCATCGGGCACGTACTTGTAGCCGTGCGAGTAGTTCTTGTACTGCGACTTGCCCACCACGCCGCCCAGGGTGAGCTTGATGCTTTCCAGCGGCCTAAAGACCAGCTTACCGTTACCCCGGCTTTCGATGCGGTAGGGAATCCCGGTCCATCCCAGGTAGGTATCGGTGTCCAAATAGTCGCCGGAGACGAAGAAGGTGTTGGCCTTGCCCAAGAACGGAATGGGCCCGCCCACATAGGCGTCCAGGCGGTAGGTGTCATAGTCGTGGAGCTTCTGGGTGACCGTTTCCCAATACTTGGGGTTGTTCTTGTTGCTGCCTGGCGTTGCCGGTGCCGTGCCCGCGACGCTGATCGGCTGGCCGTCGGAGGTGACCCAATCGGTGCGGACGCCATTCACTATGCGCTGGTACTTGCGCAGGTAGGTGATCTCGCGCGGATTCACCCCCTTGTCCGTGCGGAAACGAACACGACCAGAGTAGTTGGCGCCGCCTTCCTTGGTGACGATGTTCAGCACCCCAGACATGGCCTCGCCGTACTCGGCATTGAACGTACCGGTCATCACTGCCAGCTCGGCGATGCCCACGTTGGCCACGTTACTCCCCATGCTGCCCACCTGCGGGTCCTCGACGTAAAAGCCATCGATGAGGTAGGCCAGCTCTCCAGAACGTCCGCCCCGGACGTTGAACTCGCGGTTCAAACCGGTCCCCGACTCGACAAAGCCAGGGTGCGTGGCCAGCACCTGTTGGTAGGTATTCACCGGCATTTTGTCGATCTGCTCGCCGGTGGTTACGCTGGCCGTTGCGGTCATGTCGCGCTCGATGAGCGGTCGTTCTGCGGTTATCTCCACCACCTGCCCCTCGAGCACCGTGGGCGACAGCTCGAAATCGACCCTGGTGGTATAGTCGACCGTGACCTGCACCTCGCGCTTCACTACTGCAGTGTAGCCGATCATGGTGGCTCGCACGCTGTACTTGCCTGGCGGCACGTTGATGATGAAGTAGTAGCCATCGTTGTCCGTGGCCGCGCCCATGGTTGTCCCTTCGAGGATGACATTGACCGCAGGCAATGGGGAGCCGGTGCTCTTGTCCTTCACCGTACCGGCGATTTTGCCCGTGGTCCCTGCCCAAAGGAGGCCATGGGCTGCCACCGCTACGATTGCCGCCAGCCATACACCACGCTTCATAGGTCTTCCTCCTTCCGTGTGATGGACAGGCTCACACGCTGGCGCTGCTCTGCCGATAACCCAACGAAGCAGGCGCCTGAGCGTCGTTTACGCCCATGCTCGTCAGGAATATAACCACAGATTGAGAAAAAGTCAAGAACAAAGATGAAAAAAATGAATCGAAATCAGGGCTCGAATGAAACGCCCCGCACCGCGGCGCGGCCTTACTTCTGGGGCGTAACCCCTTGTGCTTTTGCTCGGGGTAGTAGTCTGTCTTGAGGTCGCCGTGAGCGCGACCCAAAGGGGGACCGACTTGTTTTGCTCTGCTCAGCAGCGGCCGTTCAGATAGTACTTGAGGGAATTTGGCTTAACTTCGCACTCCTGCGCGATGCAAACGCCGGCGATCAAGCCCTTGTCGCGCACTTCGAAGAGCCGCGGCACAATCATATCGCGCAGGTCCTTCAGCCGGAACGGGTTGACGTAGATCTTGGTGCCGCCTTCGAATCCCGCAGGGATGTTCACCCGCCACTTGATGAGCACATGCCACGGCATCGGGATAATCGCGTCGCGCGGCATGTAGTACCACTCCTCGTTGCACGAGAGCTGGTTTCCCATGGCCGCGTGAATGGCATGGACGATGTCACTGAAGCCGCGAAGTTCCTCGTCGGTGTGCTCACTCGGCTTGCAGTGCTGGCTCTTTGAGTAAATGGCGATGGTGGGATAGCGATGACCCAGGTCGACGAACGCCATGGCGTGGGCGTTCTCGGCAACTACCAGGTTCTGGTAAGAGGCGAAATTCGCGGCATACTCGTTGTACATGTTGGGGCTGGCGTGCGCCAGCTGTAGTTCACGCTCCACCGAGACGCCCCACTCGTCTAGGCCAACCAATTGCTTGTGCAGGTGATCGAAAGACGCGCCCGCCGGACGAAGCCAGTTTTGGTAGACGCTCACATAGCGCACATAGCGGTTCTGGTCGTAGATGTCCTCCATGGCCGCGATGGTGAACTTGAAGTACCAAAAGTGCTCGTCGGGGGTGAGCATGCCTGAGGAACAAGAGTCAGAATCGTACTGGGCCCCGGGCACATAGTGCCGACGGTAAATGAGCAGCTCGTGGCAGCCCCCAAAGAAGGCATCCGCATACTCCAACTTCTCATCGGTGGACATGCTGCGCAGCTGGGCCTCTGTGTAGCCGCTCATGCTCAGCTTCATGTCCACCATGTGCAGCACATGTGCCAACCCCTCCTTGCTGGAAAGGTAGCGTTGCTTCCAGGCCAGGTTCTTCTCGCTCAGTCGATAGTCGTGGTTCTTCTTCCAGTAGTCTACGCTGACGATTTCGAAGAGATTGGGGATGCGCCGAAACTCAGCGGTGGTAGCAAAGAGCTGGCTTGGGTCGATCCTCTCCAATGCGTAGTAGCCGCCATCCTTGCGCACCAGGCGGCTCTTCTCCGGGGGAGTGTTCAGATAGTTTGCTTCACAGAAGTTGCAATAGTCCTCGGGCGTGTGAATCTCAAGCTTCTTGGCAGTCTTGGGGCGTTCATTGGTTATGGGCTTGTGTCTCCGGCCAGGTATGGCCCAAACCTCGGTGCCGGTGAAGGGATGGATCTGCTTCTCGGTGCCATCTGGCATCACGTGGTACATCGCCTCATGGACACGCTCTAACAAGACGGCTCCCTCCTTAATTTCTGGAAGTTGTGGCTGTTCTCAGTCGCACAAAGCGCCGGCGAATTTACGAAAATCCTGCAACATTTGCAAGGAGAAAAGCTGGCTCGGCTGGTTCTCCCTTGGGTCGCACAGGCACCGCGTGCGCCTTGTCTTGACGCCTTCCTGCGACGGGCCAGCCCACCGTCAGTCCAGTCGCTCCACCTGCCAATCGTAGTCCCAGCAGTCAAAATAGAGGTTGCCCCCACGCCACTCCACCTCGCCCCGCTGAAAGTCCACGGTTTCGCTGCGCGGATAGATCTTGGCCGGGAAGAGCGGCTGAGAGAAGTCGTCGTTCACGATCCAACGGTAGGCATCGGTATTGCCAAGGCAAAACCAGCGCACGCGCTCATCCTTCGACTCTTTGAGGCCATAGGACTGATCCACCAACACCCAGCCGTACGGTTCCAAGTACATTTCGCACCAGTCGTGCATGGACTCTTGGCCGGGCATCATCTCATAGCCCGACTGCCAGTGAACCGGGATGCCATTCATGCGCGCCAGCGTCATGAAAAGCAGCGTCTGCATCCCGCAGTCCCCATGGCGCTCCTGATATGCGTACATGGGGATGTTGCGCACGGTCGAGTACTCTCGCGCTCCTGCCCAGGGCACCCACTCATCCACCCAGGCGAAGATCTTCTTGGCTTTCAAATAGGGATTGGTCTCGTTGCCCACAATCTTCCGCGAGACTGCGCGCAACTCGTCGGTGAACACGATGTGCGGCGGCACCTCTCGAGTGTGCTCCTTGTACAAGGCCGACGAGGTGTCGTAGGGCTGTACGCGAGCAGGATCGATGTTGTTGTACTCGGCATAGGAGGTGAAAGAGAAGCAGTACTGGAAGACGGTGGGTTGTCCGGCAACCGCCTTCTGCTCCATGTAGATGGTACGCTGCAGATAGCGTCCATTGTCCGCAATTAGGTAGGTGTCAGGACTTGCCTTCTCTATCCGGATGTCCCGTTGGCGGCGATTGCCTTCCCGCGGAAACGGAAGCCAGGCGCGAATTGTCTCCCCCGCAGGGACAGCATCTGGATGAACCCGAAGGGTGTAGGTGATGCGGAAGCGTTTCGGTTTGACCAGCCGGCAGCCCAAGGTTTCGCTTGCTTGGATGATCTCGGCTGCGTCCTGCTCGTAGCTGTAGGCCCTCTTGGGAAGGAGGCCATGGGCGCGATCGTAGGCCGCCTTGATGCGCCGCGCTTCCTTATCGATGCGGAAGAGGTTGCTGGCCGCCCTGGCGAAGTACCACTTCTGACCGTCGATCGTCATGCACTCTAACGACCGCTCGCTTTCCCATCGTTCGAGGTCTGCATCGCTCACCGTGGGGATGTACAGGCGAATATAGTCGAGCACCTCTTCCTTTGTCTTGGAAAAATCCTTGCGAATGCGGTCCAGCCTCTCGATCTCGAACTCCAGGGTCAAACGGTCCAAGGCCGGCATGTCGGGGGGTTGGGCGAGCGCCATTCTCATTTCGCTCTGTGCCTTGGCAAATTCGCCACGGGCGATGAGAGGTTCGAACTGGGCAAGGACGCCTCGGGTCTGCGCGAACGAGGGGAGTGCGAGCGCAGCGACCGCCAGAATTGTGCTGATTCTCTGCATTTTCATCTCCTCGGTGTGGTTCACCAGCCTATCGCCCGAAAAAGCACGGCGAGTAACCGGGCCGTGTCCTTGCTGTGAGAGCCAACGACTCCGAAGCCGCTGGGCAAAAAGAACGCCCGAGAGGAACGGCTATTGGGCATCATGGAAGTAGACCCTCACTGAGTTATCCTGCACCCCGCGCAGAGCGGGGAATTCCGCGACAAGGTGTGCGGACGAGGCCAACCAACGATACATGTGAGGGTTTTCTGGGGGGACAGTCTTGCCTATGGTGAGCACCCAAGCGCGAGAAAGAGCGCCCAGGTCCTCTTCCCGGCACGGCACGTAGATGCGACTGCTGTCCAAGGCAATCCCTTTCAGCTGCGCAGTGCCGGTAATGTAAAAGCGCGCCTCAGCGGGCTCCTTGAAGAAGTACAAGGGCACGATGACATCTTCCGCTCTCGCATGCTCATGCACATAGCAGATCGCCTCCTGCAGCCGGTCGCGGTTGCCCCAGCCATAGGTGAAGTAGCCGTAGCAAGTCTCCAACGACGGAATGAGCACTACCGCGGCGATTCCTGCCCAAGCAACTTTCTTCCCCCGGGCGGCGCTCGCCAGATGAGTGACGAAGTAGGCCGCGGCGATACAGAAGGCGGGGAGCGTGTAGGAGACGTACTTTGCGCTGACGTTCACTCGGAAGGCAGCAGCCAACACCAGGGCAACAGGACCGATGAGGGCGTAAGTTGCGAGGAAAGCCCCTTCGCGTCGGCGTGTTGCAAGCAGGTGAATCATCCCCAGCAGGGCGGCCACTGCCAAACTGGGGGTCAAGTGGTAGCCGACTCTCAGCACAAAGCCAAAGGGCGTGACTCCCCAGTAGCCAGAGGTTATCTGCTTCTCCCGCCAATGCGCTACAAACCGGAGAAAGCTGGGGAAGAACAACAGTCCCAAAGCGGCCCCTACCGCGACCACAAGCACCACGCGCTTTGCCATCCAACCGGCTGGTGGCCGAGGGAAGAGCTGGGCCGTGAGCATGAAGACTACGGCAGTAAGAAGAACAAAGGCGGCGGTGTTGTGGAAGAAAAAGGCCAAGAGAGAAAGGCCAACGAAGAGTATCAAGTCGGCAACTCCTCCGCGCTTCGCGAAACGGTCCAGGCAAAAGAGGGCACACAGCGACAAGAGGACGACCACTGAGTAAGCCCTGGCAAACTGCGAAAGGTAGATGTGCCAGGGCGAGAAGGCAGCAAAGAGCAGGGCGACCATTGCCACCCGGGCGTCGAACAGGTGACGCGCTAGTGCGTGGATCGCCAGCAGTGTGAGGATGCCGAAGATGCAAGGGAAGAGACGCAAGGCGAAGGCAGTGTGGCCGAAGAGTTCCAGGGCGGCGCGGCTCAAGAGGAGAAACGGATAGGAAAGGTTACTGCCCCACGCCTGCTGTGCGCGCCCATATGTGTACAGTTCGTCGATCCAGCAGCTCCAGGCGCCGAGCCTGTAGAACCGGATGGCCCCTCCGATGAGGAGGATGACCACGAGGCCGATCGCGTGCTGGCGCTGGCGTTGTAAAGCTGCGATGGACGTTGGCCCTCTCCGCCAGGAAAGCTCGTTACGCGTGGACGCTTCGACGGCGCGCGGCTCGTTGCGCAATTGCCAGCCCACCTCCTCCGCATCCCCTGGCGCCTTGGCGCCCCTAACAAAGAAGGCCCTGAGCTCGCACCCAGGGCCTGGGAGTGGCGCCTCCCAGAATCGAACTGGGGACACACGGATTTTCAGTCCGTTGCTCTACCGACTGAGCTAAAGCGCCAAACCACCGCTGACAAATATAGAAAATTTTCCTTCTTTGTCAAGAGGAAAAATCTCGCTCCCCAGCCGCTCGACACCCGATTTCCCTCATTTTGACCATTTTGCCGCTCCCTCCATTGCCCAGCACGCTCAGCCACCTGCGACCTTGCTTTCTCGACAGCGGGCGGCCAAAATCCGCTTGATTGTTTGGCATTTTTCCACTATTTTCGGACAACTTTTGAGGGCCAATGCGTGAAGACAAGCGGTTTACCCGACTCCATCCTCATCAAGGGGGCGCTGGGCGGTGACCAGGCAGCATATCGCCGCATCATGGAACGCTACCGTGGCCCCATCTTCAGTGTCATCTACCGCATGGTCAGGAATCGGCTTCAGGCCGAAGACCTGGTGCAGGAGACCTTCATCAAGGCATTTGCCGCCCTGGCGAATTTCAACGAAGAGTACGCCTTTTCCACCTGGCTCTATAAAATAGCCATCAACAACTGTATCGATTACTTCCGCAAGAAGAAACTTGCCACCTGTTCCTTGGAGCATCCGATCCAGGCGAAGGACGGCGAGATCCCCCGCGAGTTCGCCGACGCCTCAGCCAGCCCCGAGCGCACCCTGCTGGCGAAGGAACGCACGAGGATCATCGAAGAGGCCATCGCCAGTCTGCCCGAGAGGTATCGTATCTGCATCATCCTTCGCCACAATGAAGATCGCTCCTACGAGGAGATTAGCCAGATTCTCAACGTGCCGTTGGGCACGGTGAAGGCCCGCATCTTCCGGGCGCGCGAGATGCTGAAAAAGCGCCTCAAAAACCAACTGCGCCCTTGACGGAGTCCGCTACTTGGTCAGGAGGATCCTTTCCACGCGGTGCTCACTGCCGGCCGCAATGCGGCAGAAATA
It encodes the following:
- a CDS encoding glycosyltransferase family 39 protein, with translation MGWQLRNEPRAVEASTRNELSWRRGPTSIAALQRQRQHAIGLVVILLIGGAIRFYRLGAWSCWIDELYTYGRAQQAWGSNLSYPFLLLSRAALELFGHTAFALRLFPCIFGILTLLAIHALARHLFDARVAMVALLFAAFSPWHIYLSQFARAYSVVVLLSLCALFCLDRFAKRGGVADLILFVGLSLLAFFFHNTAAFVLLTAVVFMLTAQLFPRPPAGWMAKRVVLVVAVGAALGLLFFPSFLRFVAHWREKQITSGYWGVTPFGFVLRVGYHLTPSLAVAALLGMIHLLATRRREGAFLATYALIGPVALVLAAAFRVNVSAKYVSYTLPAFCIAAAYFVTHLASAARGKKVAWAGIAAVVLIPSLETCYGYFTYGWGNRDRLQEAICYVHEHARAEDVIVPLYFFKEPAEARFYITGTAQLKGIALDSSRIYVPCREEDLGALSRAWVLTIGKTVPPENPHMYRWLASSAHLVAEFPALRGVQDNSVRVYFHDAQ
- a CDS encoding PorV/PorQ family protein; translated protein: MKMRLSFSILLAVTVAATPLLAGNDNTGTSCANFLKIGVGARAAAMGGACVASVTDYSALYWNPAGIARIGGAHVGIAYTDWILDISHSFIGATYSLGPWGTLGASLNLLDFGEMERTTPSEPYGTGTYFGASDLALGVAYARELTDRFAVGVQFKVIRESISFSSASTIAVDAGTQFITGFHGMRLGMSITNFGGKMTMRGTDQMVKADIDDVIEGNPLKESRLETEAWPLPLTFRMGLSLDVLRSDFATVTVNTDFVDPRDVNPYATLGTEIAWNKMVFLRGGLVYAPDGFDEEKLSKEQELSLFYKVKIAAGGGLRFTVPGTRASFCLDYAYTDLGMLDYAHRFSFTISY
- a CDS encoding DUF4921 family protein, giving the protein MPDGTEKQIHPFTGTEVWAIPGRRHKPITNERPKTAKKLEIHTPEDYCNFCEANYLNTPPEKSRLVRKDGGYYALERIDPSQLFATTAEFRRIPNLFEIVSVDYWKKNHDYRLSEKNLAWKQRYLSSKEGLAHVLHMVDMKLSMSGYTEAQLRSMSTDEKLEYADAFFGGCHELLIYRRHYVPGAQYDSDSCSSGMLTPDEHFWYFKFTIAAMEDIYDQNRYVRYVSVYQNWLRPAGASFDHLHKQLVGLDEWGVSVERELQLAHASPNMYNEYAANFASYQNLVVAENAHAMAFVDLGHRYPTIAIYSKSQHCKPSEHTDEELRGFSDIVHAIHAAMGNQLSCNEEWYYMPRDAIIPMPWHVLIKWRVNIPAGFEGGTKIYVNPFRLKDLRDMIVPRLFEVRDKGLIAGVCIAQECEVKPNSLKYYLNGRC
- a CDS encoding TonB-dependent receptor yields the protein MKRGVWLAAIVAVAAHGLLWAGTTGKIAGTVKDKSTGSPLPAVNVILEGTTMGAATDNDGYYFIINVPPGKYSVRATMIGYTAVVKREVQVTVDYTTRVDFELSPTVLEGQVVEITAERPLIERDMTATASVTTGEQIDKMPVNTYQQVLATHPGFVESGTGLNREFNVRGGRSGELAYLIDGFYVEDPQVGSMGSNVANVGIAELAVMTGTFNAEYGEAMSGVLNIVTKEGGANYSGRVRFRTDKGVNPREITYLRKYQRIVNGVRTDWVTSDGQPISVAGTAPATPGSNKNNPKYWETVTQKLHDYDTYRLDAYVGGPIPFLGKANTFFVSGDYLDTDTYLGWTGIPYRIESRGNGKLVFRPLESIKLTLGGVVGKSQYKNYSHGYKYVPDALETNFEDNYMLNFTLTHTLSPRTFYTLRGSHFVTNYAYRGLEEDEFFVYKSKRTGKTYVGREYAKYYQLSDSLEYAGKANRTRPDEEYEFNKGWWTYQYDENGVKVDSTWTIGGDNDFEERKNAISTLKFDLTSQATKTHQFKAGVEVKQLDLRYFYVGGPYNPKPEYYHYSHKPIEGAAYIQDKMEFEDWGLVVNAGLRIDYMDTKAKYFGDPTKPTTAELKDAEKKIHVSPRLGFAHPVTDRAVLHFAYGHFYQVPDYQYLYYFENQDDPNYPYPDLSIYGIYSWVGNANLKPEKTVAYEIGVQTRLSRDIALDVTVYYKDIFDYTALQRFMATPTPYWRYVNMDYANAKGVEVSLEKRFSRFFGGTLNYTYSRAEGNAANVTSHYNDWYSFSVFKTYPPKKTVTMDWDQTHTMNFVLDIGRPGNWAVNIVGNYGSGLPYTPMSSRGLRLDEPNSARRPWTMTVNLRAQKLFRLMGMELALYADVYNLFNKRNVLAVYGDTGKPDASSDWDETQDFVSRPHYLGPPRTLELGLSVGF
- a CDS encoding transglutaminase domain-containing protein, with amino-acid sequence MQRISTILAVAALALPSFAQTRGVLAQFEPLIARGEFAKAQSEMRMALAQPPDMPALDRLTLEFEIERLDRIRKDFSKTKEEVLDYIRLYIPTVSDADLERWESERSLECMTIDGQKWYFARAASNLFRIDKEARRIKAAYDRAHGLLPKRAYSYEQDAAEIIQASETLGCRLVKPKRFRITYTLRVHPDAVPAGETIRAWLPFPREGNRRQRDIRIEKASPDTYLIADNGRYLQRTIYMEQKAVAGQPTVFQYCFSFTSYAEYNNIDPARVQPYDTSSALYKEHTREVPPHIVFTDELRAVSRKIVGNETNPYLKAKKIFAWVDEWVPWAGAREYSTVRNIPMYAYQERHGDCGMQTLLFMTLARMNGIPVHWQSGYEMMPGQESMHDWCEMYLEPYGWVLVDQSYGLKESKDERVRWFCLGNTDAYRWIVNDDFSQPLFPAKIYPRSETVDFQRGEVEWRGGNLYFDCWDYDWQVERLD